One part of the Remersonia thermophila strain ATCC 22073 chromosome 7, whole genome shotgun sequence genome encodes these proteins:
- a CDS encoding mitochondrial 37S ribosomal protein mS35, whose translation MATPTNLLRLCLRPGRRLPSLGAVPARQAQQRLLRRPLSTTPPCRRDDDAAGAAEKDKEKDEDEDEYDRFYSNPGLFLRDLLRDETISDHERRLATQMLEDWNKVPPNVAKGIDSLTKEINELGAPMRRPVQARQKSFWNEEEDDPDLITDEVGEDDFEEDDMMAVAHAKLEEHREFREYARVAVWEMPLLSKLAKPFQPPAEDQVLRFRYTTYMGEFHPADRKVVVEFCPEDLPGLTEAQVLKLKKLAGPRYNPEKGIIKMSSDRFEHQAQNKRYLGDLVNKMIAAAKDPADMFEDVPLDTRHHAFKKPIKFPKEWYMTEERRQQLLEQRKQALLLDEAKRNSEDGLVDGRAAIEQALLNAPKVEQMVPVGGRLRISRRV comes from the exons ATGGCGACCCCGaccaacctcctccggctGTGtctccggcccggccggagGCTACccagcctcggcgccgtcccggcccggcaggcccagcagcgaCTTCTCCGCCGGCCCCTCTCGACCACCCCGCCTTgtcgccgcgacgacgacgccgcgggcgccgccgagaaggacaaggaaaaggacgaggacgaggacgagtaCGACCGCTTCTACAGCAACCCGGGCCTGTTCCTGCGGGATTTGCTCCGCGACGAAACCATCAGCGACCACGAGCGGCGGCTGGCCACGCAGATGCTCGAGGACTGGAACAAGGTGCCGCCCAACGTGGCCAAGGGCATCGACAGCCTGACCAAGGAGATCAACGAGCTGGGCGCGCCGATGCGGAGGCCGGTGCAGGCCCGGCAAAAGAGCTTCTggaacgaggaggaggacgacccGGACCTGATCacggacgaggtcggcgaggacgatttcgaggaggacgacatGATGGCCGTGGCCcacgccaagctcgaggagcaccGCGAGTTCCGCGAGTACGCGCGCGTCGCGGTGTGGGAGATGCCGTTGCTGTCGA AGCTGGCCAAGCCGTTCCaaccgccggccgaggaccagGTCCTGCGGTTCCGGTACACGACGTACATGGGCGAGTTCCACCCGGCCGACCGGAAGGTCGTGGTCGAGTTCTGCCCGGAGGATCTGCCGGGGCTCACGGAAGCCCAGGTgctcaagctcaagaagctggccggGCCCCGGTACAACCCGGAGAAGGGCATCATCAAGATGAGCAGCGACCGGTTCGAGCACCAGGCGCAGAACAAGCGCTacctcggcgatctcgtgAACAAGATgatcgccgcggccaag GACCCCGCCGACATGTTCGAGGACGTGCCGCTGGACACGCGCCACCACGCCTTCAAGAAGCCCATCAAGTTCCCCAAGGAGTGGTACATGACCGAGGAGCGCaggcagcagctgctggagcagcggaagcaggcgctgctgctcgacgaggcgaaGCGGAACagcgaggacggcctggtggacggccgcgccgccatcgagcaggCCCTGCTCAACGCGCCCAAGGTGGAGCAGATGGTGCCGGTCGGGGGGAGGTTACGCATCTCTCGGAGGGTGTAA